GTCCGATCCCGGCCTATGGTCGCCCGACCGTGACCGACCTGCTCTCCGCCATCGCCGAACCTGAATCCCCGCCGCCCTGGCCGCGAGACAAACATGCCGTGCTGCATGAAACCTTCGGCTTCGAGGCGTTCCGGCCGGGCCAGGAGCCGGTGGTCGACCGGCTGATCGCCGGCGGTCATTCGCTGGTGATCATGCCCACGGGTGCCGGCAAGTCGCTCTGCTTCCAGGTTCCGGCGCTGGTGCGCGGCGGGCTCACGGTGGTGGTCTCGCCGCTCGTCGCGCTGATGCAGAACCAGGTTGCCGCGCTCAGGCTCGCGGGTGTGGCGGCCGACACGATCAACGCGTCACGCCACCGCGAGGACAATGTGGCCGTCTGGCGCGACGTCGCCGCGGGCCGGGTCAACCTGCTCTACCTGTCGCCCGAGCGGCTGATGACCGGGCGGATGCTGGCGGCCCTCGCGAAGCTGCCGCTCTCGATGATCGTGATCGACGAGGCGCACTGCATCTCGCAATGGGGTCACAGTTTCCGGCCCGAGTACGAACAGCTCACGGGCCTCAAGGATGTCTTTCCCGGCGTGCCGCTTGCCGCCTTCACCGCGACGGCCGACACGGTGACCCGCGAGGACATCGCCCGCAGGCTCTTCCCCGACGATGCCAGGACCTTTGTGGCCGGATTCGACCGGCCCAACATCCGCCTTGCGGTCGCGCCCAAGGTGAACGTCAGGAAACAACTCCTCGATTTCGTCGCCGGGCGCGAGGGCCGCTGTGGCATCGTCTACTGCCTCTCGCGCAAGCGCACGGAAGAGATGGCGGCCACCCTGGCCGAGGCCGGTCACAAGGCGCTCGCCTATCACGCCGGGCTCGGGTCTTGCGCACGCAAGCAGCTTCTCGATCGCTTCCTGACCGAACCCGACATCGTGATGACGGCGACCATCGCCTTCGGCATGGGGATCGACAAGCCGGACGTGTCCTACGTCGTGCATGTCGACCTGCCCGCGACGGTCGAGGCCTACTATCAGGAAATCGGTCGCGCCGGACGCGACGGCAAGGCAGCCGACGCCGCCATGTTCTTCGGCATCGAGGACATCCGCATGCGCCGCCACTTCATCGAGGACAGCGATGCGTCGGAAGACCGCAAGCGGGTCGATCACCGCCGGCTTGATGCGCTGGTGGCGTTCTGCGAATCGTCGGAATGCCGGCGCGTCGCGCTGTTGCGTTACTTCGGTGAGGAGGGAGAGGCCTGTGGCAACTGCGATGTCTGCCTCGATCCGCCGACCGTGATCGACGGCACGGACGCCGCCCGCCAGGCCGTCGAGGCGGTGATCCGGACGGGCGAGCGCTTCGGTGTGGCCCACATCGTCGACGTGCTGACCGGCAAGGCGACCGGCAAGGTGGTGCAGTTCCGTCACGAGACTCTCGCGGTCTATGGCGCGGGCAGCGATCGCAAGGGGCCGGTCTGGAGATCGATCATACGCCAGCTGGTCGCTGCCCACGTGCTGGAGGTCGACGTTGGCGGCTACGGCGGCCTGCGTGCGACGAGGCGGGGCCGATCCATTCTCGACGGCGGGGAGACGATTGCGCTGCGCCAGGAAACGCTTGCCAAAGCCCGTTCCGTCCGCAAGGCGCGCAGTGCTGTCGAACGCGAGATCGCCGTCGCCGATCCCGGCCTGTTGCAGGCGCTCAAGGATTTGCGGCTGGCGCTCGCGAAGGAGAGGGGTGTGCCGCCCTATGTGATCTTCCATGATGCGACCCTGATCGAACTTGCGGCGGCAAAGCCTGCCGATCGGAAGGCCTTCGCTGGCATCCACGGCGTCGGTGCCAGCAAGCTTGAGCGCTTCGCCGATGGGTTCCTTGCGGTCATCGCGCGTCATGGCTGATTACTGTTGCAATTAAGAATTATTCGCATATAAGATGCAGCGTCCTTCACAATTGGATTCTGCTCCCATGGTTGTTCGTTCAATAGGTCCGGAGATGCTTCTGCGACTGATGCGCTTGGACGCGTATTCCGAAGTGCTTCCGGAGACCATCATCCGGATCGAAATCGCTGTGCCCGAGACGGCTCTCGTGTGCGACGGATTGGCCCGTTGCGCTTGCGCTGGCCACACGCGAAAGCGCGACAACTGATCGCGGTTGCGCCGTTTCCCTTCCACTGCGTTTCGCGTTAGATAGAGAGGTTACGCTGTGCAGTGAGGACAGGTTCGTGGTCGTGGGTATGTACGGAAGTGGGCGCAAGAGACAAAACGGGCGGGGAGCCCGGCGTCCGGCGCAGCACACGTATGCCGCCATCGACCTTGGCACGAACAACTGCCGGTTGCTGGTCGCCAGGCCCAGCCGTGACGGCTTCCGCGTGATTGACGCCTTCTCCCGCATCGTCCGTCTGGGCGAGGGGCTCCATGCCAGCGGCCGCCTGTCGGATGCGGCCATCGAACGGACGATCGATGCGCTTCACATCTGCGCCGGCAAGATGCGGCACCGTCACGTCGACCGGGCGCGTTGCATCGCCACCGAAGCCTGCCGGCGGGCGATCAACGGCAGCGGCTTCCTGGCTCGGGTCGCTGCGGAAACCGGCATGACCTTCGAGATCATCGGTCCCGACGAAGAGGTCCATCTGGCATCTGTCGGCTGTCAGCCCCTGATCGAGTCGTGGGCGCGCCACGTCGTGGTGCTCGACATCGGCGGCGGCAGCACGGAGATCTCCTGGCTCACGATCGACGGTCAGGGCGAGAGCCGGATCGACGCCTGGGTTTCGCTGCCCTGCGGCGTCGTCTCCCTGACCGAATGCATCGGTGGGGACGAGCGGGACGATCCGGGCCATGAGGCCATGGTCAGGCACGTCATCGACGAATTGGCGCCGTTCGAGGCGGCACATCGCCTCTCCGAACGGCTTGCCGGCGGCGACGTCCAGATGATCGGAACCTCCGGCACCGTAACCACGCTGGCCGGCATTCATCTCGACCTGCCGCACTACGACCGCCGCCAGGTCGACGGCATCGCCATCGATTTCGCCGACCTCGCCGTCGTCACGGCAAGCCTTCGTGCCATGACCGTGCCGGAACGCGCCGAGGTGCCGTGCGTCAGCAGGGACCGGGCCGATCTGGTGGTGGCCGGTGCCGCGATCCTTGAGGCGGTGCGTCGCACCTGGCCGCTTGAGCGGCTGACGGTGGCCGACCGGGGACTCCGGGAAGGGATTCTGCTCGGCATGATGTCGCAGGATCGTCTGCATCGGCCCACGGATGCAGAGACCGGGCCATGCCTTCCCCACCCTGCCGCCCAAGCCGCCGAAGCCGCGCAGTGAGCCGGGGCACCGGGCGCCCGCCGGGCCGCGGGCTGAAACAACGCGTCAGAACGGCCAGGCGGCGCAAATCGTCCTCGACCCGCTGGCTGCAGCGCCAGCTCAACGATCCCTATGTCGCAGGTGCCCGGGCGGAAGGTTATCGCTCGCGCGCTGCCTACAAGCTGATTCAGCTCGATGAACGTTTCTCGCTGCTGGGGAAGGGCGTGCGTGTCGTCGACCTCGGTGCGGCACCCGGCGGCTGGTCGCAGGTTGCCGCGGCCGTTGTCGATGATGCCCCTGTTGTCGCGATCGATCTGCTCGCGATGGAACCGATCGACGGCGTCGGGATCATCCGGGGCGACGCGACCGATCCCGGGATGCAGCAGGCCATCCGTCGTGCGCTGGCGGGGCCTGCGGATCTTGTGCTGTCCGACATGGCATCGCCGGCCACCGGCCATCGTTCGACCGATCATCTGCGCACCATGGCGCTGGCCGAGGAGGCCTGTGCCATTGCTGCACGCCTGCTCGCACCCGGTGGCGCGGTTGTCGCCAAGGTGTTGCGCGGCGGTGCCGACGAAACGCTTCTGGCAGCGCTCAGGACCGACTTCGCCAGGGTCGTTCACGCCAAACCCGACGCGAGCCGACAGGATTCGCGCGAGATCTACGTCGTGGCCACCGGTTTCCGCGGCGACGACCGACCCGCACTTTAAGTATTGTCTGACCTGTTGCCTGGTCTATAGGTTTTCGCGCGAGGCGGTCCCGAGCGGGGAACGTCAGAGGTGCCTGCACCTCACTGTATGAACGAGGAGGGACAACGCATGGAATCCCAACGCGATATCGAGCGATTTATCGACAACATGAAGATGGGACGCCTGTCGAAGCGTGATTTCCACGCCGGCCTGGCATCCGTCGGCCTTGGCATGACGCTGATGCCGTTTGCCTCGGGCAAGGGGCGTGCGCAGACCGGCGAGGACCCCGTGTGTTTCACCTGGGCCGGCTACGAAGTGCCCGAGATGCACCTGGACTACATCGAAAAATACGGTAATTCGCCGAACTTCTCGCTCTGGGGCGACGAGGAAGAGGCCGAGGCCAGGATGATCGCCGGCTTCCGGCCCGATCTGACCATGCCGTGTTCCTACAAGGTTCGGAAGTGGAACGACCTGGGCTTCCTGCAGGCGATCGACACCGACCGCCTCGAGAACTGGGACAACGTCATCCCCGCGCTGCAGGGCGTCCCCGACATGGTGGCCGATGGCAACCAGATGATGGTGTGCGCCTGGTGGGGCCTGACATCGGTCACCTTCCGGACCGATCTTGCACCCGAATACGACGATCCCGCGAAGCACACATGGGGCATCCTCTGGGATCCGAAGTATGCCGGTCGCCTGTCGATGATCGACAGCCTGATCGACGGCGTCATGGTGGCGGCGATCTACTCGGGTGCCGCCGATCCCTTCGACATGACACCCGAAGAGGTCCGGGTCACCAAGGACCTCATGGTCGAGCAGCGTCCGCTGCTGCGCTACTACACCAACGATGCGACGAGTTGGGAGCAGGCGCTGGCCTCGGGCGAGCTGATCGCTGCGGTTTCGTGGAACTCCACCCCGCTCAACCTGCTGGAGCAGGACATTCCGGTCGCCTTCATGAAACCCAAGGAAGGCCCGATGACCTGGACCTGCGGCATTTCGCTGATGTCGTTCGCCGACCCGGCGAGGATCGACCGCGCCTATGACCTGATCGACGCCTTCCTCGCGCCGAACACCGGGGAGTTCTGGGTCGGGAGCCATGGCATGGGTCACGCCAACATCAAGACCTATCAGTCGTTCTCGGCGGCCGAGCTCGAGATGCGCGGCCTGCCGCCCGAGGATGTCGAGGGCTACATCAGGTCCGGCATCTTCCAGGCGACCATCCGGAACGAGCCGGAACTTCAGGAGATGTACGAAGAGGTCAAGGCCGGCTTCTGATCGGTCCTCTCCATCGACGCTTTGGCGGGCGACGCTTTGGCGGGGCGGTCTTCGGGCCGCCCCCCTTTGTTTCAGGGATTAGATGTTTTGGGGATTACATGTTTCAGGGATCGTATACTTGACGCCACAGGCTGGGCACCCTGTGCAGAATGCACCGCACAGGACGTGGCGCACAGGGGGACCCGGCAAGGCACACCGCAAAGGCCTCACTCCGATAAAGCTGTTCGGGATGTTCCCGGACGAGAAGGCGGCGCGCTGAAGGGTCGCCGCCGAGCGATGGGCGTGCCCTGCCCATCGCACAACCCGTTCGTCGCACAACCCGACTATGCACATGCGTGCGTCGCTTGGTGCTTGGCCCTCCCGTTCGGTCGTGATAGAGGGCCGCGCTACGTCACACCTGACGAGGTAGCGCCGATGATCCGGGAAGCTCTGACATTCGACGACGTTTCCCTGGTTCCCGCCTACTCCCGGGTTCTCCCCAACACCGTTTCGACTGCCACCCGGCTCACCGACGCGATCGAGCTCCGTATCCCCCTGCTGTCGGCCGCCATGGACACGGTGACCGAGGCGCCGATGGCAATCGCCATGGCGCAGAACGGCGGGCTGGGCGTGATCCACAAGAACATGACAATCGCCGCACAGGCCGGCGAGGTCGTCCGGGTGAAGAAGTTCGAATCCGGCATGGTGGTGAACCCGCTTACCATCGGTCCCGACGCGCCGCTCTCCGATGCGCTCGACCTCATGGCCGCCAACAGGATCTCGGGCGTTCCGGTGGTCGAGCCGGGTACCGAGAAGCTGCTCGGCATCCTGACCAACCGCGACGTGCGCTTCGCCAGCAATCGCTGCCAGCCGGTGCGCGAGCTGATGACGTCGGAGAACCTGATCACGGTGAAGGAGGGTGTCGAGCGCGACGAGGCCCGGCGCCTGCTGCATCGGCACCGGATCGAGAAGGTTCTTGTGGTCGACAACGCCCACCGCTGCATCGGGCTGATCACGGTCAAGGACATTGAGAAGGCCGAAGCGCATCCCAACGCCTGCAAGGACAGGCAGGGCCGCCTGCGCTGCGGCGCAGCGACCGGCGTTGGCGAGGACGGTTTCGCCCGCGCCGAGGCGATGATTGATGCCGGTGTCGACGTTGTTGTGGTCGACACGGCCCATGGCCACAGCCAGGGCGTGATCGACGTTGTCGCGGCGATCAGGAAACAGTCGAACGACACCCAGGTCATCGCCGGCAATGTTGCGACGTCCGAGGGTGCGCGCATCCTGATCGACCAGGGCGCCGACGCCATCAAGGTCGGCATCGGACCGGGTTCGATCTGCACTACCCGCGTCGTGGCCGGTGTCGGTGTGCCCCAGCTCACCGCCATCATGGACGTCGCCGAGGAAGCGGCAAGGTCGAACACGCCGGTCGTGGCCGACGGCGGCATCAGGTTCTCGGGCGATCTCGCCAAGGCTGTCGCCGGTGGTGCCGATATCGCAATGATCGGCTCCCTTCTGGCGGGAACGGACGAAGCGCCGGGCGAGGTCTTTCTGGTCGGCGGCCGATCCTACAAGCAGTATCGCGGCATGGGCTCGCTGGGCGCAATGGCGCGCGGTTCGGCCGACCGCTACTTCCAGCAGGACATTTCCGACGTCGTGAAGATGGTGCCCGAGGGTATCGAGGGTCGCGTCGCCTGCAAGGGGCCGATGCATCGCATCGTGCACCAGCTTGTCGGCGGCCTGCGCTCGTCCATGGGCTACACCGGTCACGCCGATCTCGCGTCCATGCGGCAGAACTGCAATTTCGTCCGTCTGACCAACGCGGGCCTGCGCGAAAGCCATGTGCACGACGTGACGATGATGCACGACGCCCCGAACTATCAAACCGACAGGTAGGCCAAACCGACAGGCAGGTCATGGTCGAGTTACGCAACGCCCAGAGATCCGACGCCCCGGCGATTGCGCGCGTCCACGTCGAGAGCTGGCGCACGACCTATGCCGGCATGCTGCCCGACGCTCACCTGCTGAGCCTTTCGGTGCCCCGGCACACCGCCTTCTGGACCCGTCTGCTGACGCCCCGCGGCGACGCCATCGTCGTGGCCGATGATCCCGACGAGGGCGTCGTGGGTTTTGGAAGCTGCGGGCCGATTCGTCAGGCGGAACAGCCGCGCGGCGGCGACTGGTCGGGCGAGATCCGCACGCTCTACCTGCTCACGGACTGGCACGGTCGGGGCATCGGACGCCTGCTGCTGACCTGGCTGCTCGACCGGCTCCGTGCCCGTGGTTTCGATCGCGTCCTGCTCTGGGTCGTCGAAGCGAATCCGACCCGCTTCTTCTACGAGGCCATGGGCGCACGCCGGATCGCCCGCCGCAGCGAACCCTTTGCCGGCGTCATGCTCGACGAACTGGCCTATGGCTGGAGACCCGAATGGCAGACCCCGTGATCCGTTTCCGCAATCGAAATCGCATCGTGCCGCGCGTCGCCGATATCGATTATTCTGGCGCAATGTGCCACGCTGCCTGCCGGACTGCGCCCTGCGGGAACCCGGCCTGACAGATGCCCGCCGGTGCGGCCCCTCGATCGACCTCACCGACCCCGATGGCAACACCATTGGATGCAAGGGTCATCGAACGCGAGGACCATCGAACGCAAGGGCTCGCCCGAAACCGCGACGGAGACCGGATGACCGAAACGCCCCGTGCCGACAAGGTCCTGATTCTCGACTTCGGATCGCAGGTGACCCAGCTGATCGCCCGCCGCGTGCGCGAGGCCGGAGTCTATTGCGAAATCCTGCCGTGCACGGTGCCCGACACCCGCATTCGCGCGTTCGGTGCCCGGGCGATTATCCTGTCGGGCGGGCCGGCCTCGACCACGTGGGACACCGCGCCCGAGGCGCCACCCGCGGTGTTCGACCAGGGCGTACCGATCCTCGGCATCTGTTACGGCGAGCAGACCATCTGCGCCCGGATGGGCGGTGCCGTGGAGGTCTCCGACCGGCGCGAGTTCGGCCGCGCCTTCATCGACATCGAGGCCGATTGCGACCTCTTCCAAGGTCTCTGGTCACCCGGTGAACGCCACCAGGTGTGGATGAGCCACGGCGACAGGATCACGAGGATTCCCGAGGGCTTCAGGGTCGTCGCCACTTCGGAGGGGTCGCCCTATGCCGCGATTGCCGATGACGAACGCCGCATCTTCGCCGTGCAGTTTCATCCCGAAGTGGTGCACACGCCCGACGGCGGCCGCCTGCTGTCGAACTTCGTCCACAAGGTCGCAGGACTCTCCGGCGACTGGTCCATGGCCGCCTTCCGCGCCCAGGCGATCGAGGCAATCCGCGAGCAGGTCAGGGACGGCCGTGTCATCCTGGGCCTCTCGGGCGGGGTCGACAGCTCCGTTGCTGCCGTGCTGTTGCATGAGGCGATTGGCGACCGGCTGACCTGCGTCTTCGTCGACAACGGCCTTCTGCGCATGGACGAGGCGCGCCAGGTCGAGGAGCTCTTCCGCGGCCACTACAACATGCCGCTCGTGGTTCACGACGCTTCCGACCTCTTCCTGGGCAAGCTCGAGGGCGTCACCGACCCCGAGCAGAAGCGCAGGATCGTCGGCGCCACCTTCATCGACGTTTTCGAGCACGAGGCGAACAGGATCGGCGGTGCCGGGTTCCTCGGCCAGGGCACACTCTACCCGGACGTGATCGAGAGCGTCAGCTTCCACGGCGGCCCCTCGGCCACCATCAAGTCGCACCACAACGTGGGCGGCCTGCCCGAGCGCATGAACATGCAGCTTGTCGAACCCCTGCGCGAGCTCTTCAAGGACGAGGTGCGCGCACTGGGTCGCGAGCTCGGCCTGCCCGAAACCATGGTTGGCCGCCATCCGTTCCCGGGCCCCGGTCTTGCCATCCGCATCCCCGGCGAGATCACCCG
This sequence is a window from Rhodospirillales bacterium. Protein-coding genes within it:
- the recQ gene encoding DNA helicase RecQ; translation: MAEPESPPPWPRDKHAVLHETFGFEAFRPGQEPVVDRLIAGGHSLVIMPTGAGKSLCFQVPALVRGGLTVVVSPLVALMQNQVAALRLAGVAADTINASRHREDNVAVWRDVAAGRVNLLYLSPERLMTGRMLAALAKLPLSMIVIDEAHCISQWGHSFRPEYEQLTGLKDVFPGVPLAAFTATADTVTREDIARRLFPDDARTFVAGFDRPNIRLAVAPKVNVRKQLLDFVAGREGRCGIVYCLSRKRTEEMAATLAEAGHKALAYHAGLGSCARKQLLDRFLTEPDIVMTATIAFGMGIDKPDVSYVVHVDLPATVEAYYQEIGRAGRDGKAADAAMFFGIEDIRMRRHFIEDSDASEDRKRVDHRRLDALVAFCESSECRRVALLRYFGEEGEACGNCDVCLDPPTVIDGTDAARQAVEAVIRTGERFGVAHIVDVLTGKATGKVVQFRHETLAVYGAGSDRKGPVWRSIIRQLVAAHVLEVDVGGYGGLRATRRGRSILDGGETIALRQETLAKARSVRKARSAVEREIAVADPGLLQALKDLRLALAKERGVPPYVIFHDATLIELAAAKPADRKAFAGIHGVGASKLERFADGFLAVIARHG
- a CDS encoding Ppx/GppA family phosphatase, which gives rise to MYGSGRKRQNGRGARRPAQHTYAAIDLGTNNCRLLVARPSRDGFRVIDAFSRIVRLGEGLHASGRLSDAAIERTIDALHICAGKMRHRHVDRARCIATEACRRAINGSGFLARVAAETGMTFEIIGPDEEVHLASVGCQPLIESWARHVVVLDIGGGSTEISWLTIDGQGESRIDAWVSLPCGVVSLTECIGGDERDDPGHEAMVRHVIDELAPFEAAHRLSERLAGGDVQMIGTSGTVTTLAGIHLDLPHYDRRQVDGIAIDFADLAVVTASLRAMTVPERAEVPCVSRDRADLVVAGAAILEAVRRTWPLERLTVADRGLREGILLGMMSQDRLHRPTDAETGPCLPHPAAQAAEAAQ
- a CDS encoding RlmE family RNA methyltransferase, which encodes MPSPPCRPSRRSRAVSRGTGRPPGRGLKQRVRTARRRKSSSTRWLQRQLNDPYVAGARAEGYRSRAAYKLIQLDERFSLLGKGVRVVDLGAAPGGWSQVAAAVVDDAPVVAIDLLAMEPIDGVGIIRGDATDPGMQQAIRRALAGPADLVLSDMASPATGHRSTDHLRTMALAEEACAIAARLLAPGGAVVAKVLRGGADETLLAALRTDFARVVHAKPDASRQDSREIYVVATGFRGDDRPAL
- a CDS encoding extracellular solute-binding protein; translated protein: MESQRDIERFIDNMKMGRLSKRDFHAGLASVGLGMTLMPFASGKGRAQTGEDPVCFTWAGYEVPEMHLDYIEKYGNSPNFSLWGDEEEAEARMIAGFRPDLTMPCSYKVRKWNDLGFLQAIDTDRLENWDNVIPALQGVPDMVADGNQMMVCAWWGLTSVTFRTDLAPEYDDPAKHTWGILWDPKYAGRLSMIDSLIDGVMVAAIYSGAADPFDMTPEEVRVTKDLMVEQRPLLRYYTNDATSWEQALASGELIAAVSWNSTPLNLLEQDIPVAFMKPKEGPMTWTCGISLMSFADPARIDRAYDLIDAFLAPNTGEFWVGSHGMGHANIKTYQSFSAAELEMRGLPPEDVEGYIRSGIFQATIRNEPELQEMYEEVKAGF
- the guaB gene encoding IMP dehydrogenase — its product is MIREALTFDDVSLVPAYSRVLPNTVSTATRLTDAIELRIPLLSAAMDTVTEAPMAIAMAQNGGLGVIHKNMTIAAQAGEVVRVKKFESGMVVNPLTIGPDAPLSDALDLMAANRISGVPVVEPGTEKLLGILTNRDVRFASNRCQPVRELMTSENLITVKEGVERDEARRLLHRHRIEKVLVVDNAHRCIGLITVKDIEKAEAHPNACKDRQGRLRCGAATGVGEDGFARAEAMIDAGVDVVVVDTAHGHSQGVIDVVAAIRKQSNDTQVIAGNVATSEGARILIDQGADAIKVGIGPGSICTTRVVAGVGVPQLTAIMDVAEEAARSNTPVVADGGIRFSGDLAKAVAGGADIAMIGSLLAGTDEAPGEVFLVGGRSYKQYRGMGSLGAMARGSADRYFQQDISDVVKMVPEGIEGRVACKGPMHRIVHQLVGGLRSSMGYTGHADLASMRQNCNFVRLTNAGLRESHVHDVTMMHDAPNYQTDR
- a CDS encoding GNAT family N-acetyltransferase, with amino-acid sequence MVELRNAQRSDAPAIARVHVESWRTTYAGMLPDAHLLSLSVPRHTAFWTRLLTPRGDAIVVADDPDEGVVGFGSCGPIRQAEQPRGGDWSGEIRTLYLLTDWHGRGIGRLLLTWLLDRLRARGFDRVLLWVVEANPTRFFYEAMGARRIARRSEPFAGVMLDELAYGWRPEWQTP
- the guaA gene encoding glutamine-hydrolyzing GMP synthase, translated to MTETPRADKVLILDFGSQVTQLIARRVREAGVYCEILPCTVPDTRIRAFGARAIILSGGPASTTWDTAPEAPPAVFDQGVPILGICYGEQTICARMGGAVEVSDRREFGRAFIDIEADCDLFQGLWSPGERHQVWMSHGDRITRIPEGFRVVATSEGSPYAAIADDERRIFAVQFHPEVVHTPDGGRLLSNFVHKVAGLSGDWSMAAFRAQAIEAIREQVRDGRVILGLSGGVDSSVAAVLLHEAIGDRLTCVFVDNGLLRMDEARQVEELFRGHYNMPLVVHDASDLFLGKLEGVTDPEQKRRIVGATFIDVFEHEANRIGGAGFLGQGTLYPDVIESVSFHGGPSATIKSHHNVGGLPERMNMQLVEPLRELFKDEVRALGRELGLPETMVGRHPFPGPGLAIRIPGEITREKIAILQKADAIYIEEMRNAGLYDAIWQAFAVLLPVRTVGVMGDERTYDHVCALRAVTGTDGMTADCYPFDHIFLGHVASRIVNEVRGINRVVYDVTSKPPGTIEWE